The Comamonas sp. lk genome contains the following window.
CGCGTTGGTCCGACACCTGGAAAAGCATCTCCCACTGGCTGGACAACGTGCCCAGCAAACCCAATAGGTCGCCGATTTCCGTCAAGGCACTGGAGTAAGCCAGCTCGCCAGTTTTCGATAAAAATGCGATAAACCCCTTGGTGAGAAAGCGCATGCAGCTCTATTTTTCATAGTGATAGAGCTGGTGGGCACGATGCTCGGATGCCGGCGGCTCTGGCGGAGCACAGCAGTTTGTGGATGTGTTGCAAGGAGATCTTGAATGCAGTTTGATGATTTGCGATCCGATATGGACTCCCTGTTGGCGACCAAGGGTGGGGTAGCCGGTGCAGGGCTGCCGCGCCGCAGTGCGCTGCAGCTGGCTCTGGGTGTTGGACTGGGCCTGGGGTATGCGGCGGCGGCCGGGCCTGTCATGGCCCAGACGGCCATCAGCACGCCTGCAGACGGGTTGACCGAGGGCGAAATTCATATCGATGTCAACGGCTACAAGCTGCCGGCTTACCGTGCCGTGCCTGCCGGCAAGTCTGCAGCCCCGGTGGTGCTGGTGATCTCCGAGATTTTTGGCGTGCACGAGTACATTGCCGACACCTGCCGCCGCTTGGCGCGTGCCGGCTATATGGCGATTGCCCCGCGTCTGTTTGTGCGCCAGGGCGACCCCATGGCCTATACCGAAATAGCCCAGTTGCTGAACGAGGTGATTGCCCGGGTGCCCGATGAGCAGGTGATGACCGATCTGGATGCCGCCGTGCAATGGGCGGCTGACAATGGCGGCGACGTGAAAAAATTGGCCGTGACCGGCTTTTGCTGGGGCGGCCGCATCACCTGGCTGTATGCCGCGCACGGCCCGGTGAAAGCCGCCGTGGCCTGGTATGGGCGCATGCAAGGCATGGAGACGCTGCTGCAGCCGGAGCAGCCGATTGAGCAGGTGGCCAGCCTGAAGGCCCCGGTGCTGGGCTTGTACGGCGGCAGGGATGCAGGCATTCCGCTGGAATCCGTGCAGGCCATGGATGCGGCGCTCAAGCAGGGCTCCGACGCGGCCAGGGGCTCGGAGTTTGTGGTCTACACCGAGGCTCCGCACGCCTTTCACGCCGACTACCGGCCCAGCTACCGCGAATATGCGGCCAAGGACGGTTGGGAGCGGATGCTGGGCTGGTTTGCCAAGCATGGCGTGGCATGAAGCCGCGTGTGCAAGGCGGGGGGCTTGACAGCTTTGCTAAGGTGAAACGATAGATCGGGAACAGAATGGTTCCGGGTCGTTGTCATGGGGATAGCCGCAGCGGCACCGCGCAAGCGGGCGCATTCTGCCAAAATCCCCTGGTTTCGCCTGCAAAGGCATACGGTTAATGCATAAATCGCTATGACGTTGGTAGCAATCATTTTGGCCACCCTGGCTGCTGGTATTGGCAGTGTTTGGGTGGCCGCCTTGTTGATGGGTTGGGGTGGGGCGCGTTCGCCCGGGGTCATGCCGCAGCGTTTGCTGAGTCTGGCCGCAGGCGCTTTGTTGGCTACGGCCTTCATGCATCTGCTGCCCGAGGCGTTTGAGAGTCATGGCGAGGCGCATGACTTGTTCGTGGTGTTGTTGGTCGGCCTGGTGTTTTTCTTTCTGCTGTCCAAGGCCGAGCTATGGCACCACGGCCATGAGCACTCTCACGCCTTGCCGCAGGAAGATCATGAACACGATCATGGACATGGCCATTCACACGGCCATGGGCATGATCACGGCCATCGCAAGGGCGGCTGGGCCATTCTGACCGGCGACAGCGTGCACTGCTTTGGCGATGGCGTGCTGATTGCTTCGGCCTTCATGGCCGATATGCGCCTGGGCCTGATTGCCGCCATCTCGGTGCTGGCCCACGAGGTGCCGCACCATATGGGCGACATCGTGGTGCTGCGCCAGTCCAGCACCAACCGCCGTGTGGCGCTGATCAAGGTGTCCATGGCCGGCGCGGTGACCACGTTGGGCGGCATTGCCGGTTACTTTCTGATCGGCCAGCTGCACGACTTGCTGCCTTACTTCCTGACGGTGGCTTCCAGCAGCTTTATCTATGTGGCACTGGCGGATCTGATTCCGCAGCTGCAAAAGCGCCTGAGCTCCAAGGAGACGGCGGCGCAGGTGTTCTGGCTCTTGCTGGGCATTGCGCTGGTCACGCTGGCCAGCGGTGCCGCACACACCCACCCGCATGCGCACTGAGTGAGCGAAATTTGAATGCACAAATGGCAGCCGAGGCTGCCATTTTTTGTGTCTAGATCGGTTCGGCTTCTCCGCGCAGCACGGCTCTGACGGCCGGCAGTTGCCGCCGCGAGACGGGCAGCAGCTCCGGCACGCCTTGCAGGCGCAGGCCCCAGCCTTCGCCTTCGCCTTCCTCGTGGTCCTCGTATTTTTCCAGGCTACGCATGGCGCCGCGCGCCACCAGGGTGTTGCGGTGCACGCGCAGCAGCTGCTGCGCGTGGCGGGTTTCCAGTTCGGCCAGCGCGCCATCGAGGATGTAGTGGCGGCTCACGGTACGCACCGTGATGTATTTTTGCTCGGCCTTGAGATAGCGCACCTCGGTCAGCGGCAGCCTGATGGTGGTTCCGCGCTCCTGAATCAGGAGTGTAGGCCCGCTGTCATCAAGGGCTTGGGCCTGAATCTGGTTGCTGCGCTCGGCCTTGAGCAAGGCTTGCTTGAGTCGCTCCAGCCGTACGGGCTTGGTCAGGTAGTCGGCGGCATCGAGCTCAAAGGCTTGCAGCGCATGGCCGGCATGGGCGGTGACAAACACAATCGCGGGCGGATGGGGAAAGCTGCGCAAGGCCTCGGCCAGCGCCAGGCCGTCCTGGCCCGGCATGTGTATGTCCAGCAGCACCAGCTGTATGGGCGCGGGGCGCTTGGCCAGCAGCAGGGAGCGGGCCTGTTCCGCATCTGCCGCTTCCAGCACATGGTGGCCGTGGCCGCTGTCGCACTGGCAGTCGCCCAGCAGCGTGCGCAGCCGGGCCCGGGCCAGTGCCTCGTCATCGACTATCAGTATTTGCATGGCTTGGGGTGGTGGATGGGGTGGATGGCTGCGGCTCCAGCGGCACGCTGATGCGCACCACGAACAGCCCTTTGTGCTCGCCGGCGCTGAAGCTGCCGTTCAAGTCGTGCAGCAGCGACAGCCGGGCTTTCACATTCTCCAGCGCAATGCCGTTGCCCTTGTCGGGGCACTCTTGCGGGCGCTTTTCGCCGTCGGCGGGCAGGCTGTTGACGATATGAATCACGGCCTGCTCGCCACGTCGCTCGGTGCGCACCTGCAGCTTGCTGCCTGCCGTGCTGAGCTCCACGCCGTGGCGTATGGCGTTTTCCACCAGCGGCTGCAGCAGCAGCGGCGGCAGCAGTGCATGGTGCGCGCTTTCATCTAGCTGCCACTGCAGTTGCAGACGCTCGCCAAAGCGCACCTGCTCAATGGACAGATAGCGCTGGGCCAGCTCGATTTCCTGGGCCAGCGTGGTGGTGCTGTGGGGCTCGGCCAGCGCGTAGCGAAACAGATCGCTCAAGTCCTCCAGCATGGTCTCGGCCTTGGCCGGCTCGGCCCGTATCAGGGCGATCGCACTGTTGAGCGTGTTGAACAGAAAATGCGGGCGTATGCGCGATTGCAGCTCGGCCAGGCGGGCCTGGGTCTGGGCCGGTGTGCTGCCGCGGGCACGCAGTACCAGGGCGGTCACCAGCAAGGCGGCCAGCAGGCCGCCGGTTACGGCACTGGCCAGCCAGGGCGTCTGGTTCAGGCCTATGAAGCTCAGCATGGCGCAGGCATACAGACCGGCCAGCGCGCCCAGCAGCACGCCGGCCAGATACTGGCCGCGCATGCTCATGCGCTGCAGCCGGTATTTGAGGCTGCAGGCCGCAATCAGCCACACCAGCGTGCCGGGCAGACTGGCGGCGGTGAGCAGGGCCATGCGGGACAGCCACTCCCACAGCGAATCTGCGCCGAACATGGCGGCCGTGGCGATGACCAGCTGCACAAACAGCACGGCACGCAGCACCACGCCGGCGTTGCAGGCGTCAAACACCAGAGCGCTGGGCCTGGTGCGCAGAGTGGATGAAAAAACAGGGCGGGTCATGGCGGCAGTTCAGGTGCCGCGCGGGAGCTGACAAAGCGTGCGGCATGGCCGGATTATGGAGAGTCTGCCCGCTGGCTCAAACAGGCGCCCAGCGTTTTGTCGGTGGATGGCATCCGGTTTGAGCCGGCTCAAACCGGCAACTAAGCCCTGGCACCGGCCTTTGAGGCCCGGGTAAAGCGCTGCAGCGACCAGGCAATGCCGGCCAGAATCAGCAGCATGGGCGCCAGTTCGGTGAGCTGGGGCAGGCGCCGCACATGGATGAAGTGGTAGGCCAGAGCGAACAAGGTCTCGAACACCAGCAACTGGCCCACCAGGGTGATGGGCAGGCGCTGGCTGGCGGCATTCCACATCCAGTTGCCCAGCCAGGACGAGAAAATCGCCACGGCCAGATTCAGCAGCCAGAACATCTGCCAGCGCTGGGCGGGGATGGCCGGCGCAGCGTCGCCGGGCGAGACCAGCCACAGAAGCGCCCAGAGCAGGGCGCTGATCAGACCGACGGCCAGGCCCCAGAGCGTGGACCATTGCGTGCCGTTGAAGCGGCTTTGCGCCAGATAGCGGGTGTTGTCCAGCGCATAGCGGCTCCAGCAGATGACGGCCAGCACGGCCATGACCACGCCCAGCAGATAGCGGCCCGGCTGCTGGTTGCTCGCCGCTTCGCCGCTCAGCGCATGGGCGTTGATCAGCACAATGCCGGCCAGGATCAGGGCCATGGGAGCCAGCAGGCTTTTGAGAGGAACCGCGCCCGAAGTCTTGCGGCCCAGCAGCGGCACCATGACCGGTACCAGGCCCACGATCAAGGAAGTGATCGCCATGCCTATCCACTGCACCGAGGTGGCCACCAGCGCAAAGTAGATGATGTTGCCCGTCAGGGCCAGCCAGATCAGATGCCGGACATCGGCTTTGCGCAGCTTGGGCAGCAGCCGCGCCGCCTGGGGCAGAAAAATGCACAGCGCCACCACGCCGTACAGCACAAAACGGCCAAAAGTGATTTGCAGAGGGGAGAACTCCGGCAACAAGGTGGGCACCAGAAAAATGGCGCCCCAAAGCGCACAGGCGGCCAGGGCGAACACGGAGCCGGAAACCAGGGAAGAGCGGGAATTCATGCAAAAGCAGGGCGCGGCGGCAGCGGTGCGGCCGTGCGCGCGAGAAGATCAGGGGGGAGAGTCGCCGAAATTGTGGCGTGATCGCAAAGACCTGCAGGCCGGCTTGAGAACCTGATTTTCAGATTAATAAGTGCTGTAGCCCTTATCAGTCAATCGCATTTAGCTATCAAATGAGAAGTTTCTTGCGCGCGCCAAAGGCTTTGTCGCAGTGGCCGGCAATGGCTCTTGCGGCAGTTGCTCCGGTTTGCGGAGGCGGGCCGATAAAATCGCGGTTTCTGCTTTGCACAGCCGCATCGCCATCGCCCTGATGGCCGGGCCTGTGGTTTTACGGGATTGTTGCCCTCACATGTCTACATCTGCTCCTTCGCACAACCAGCTCGACACCAAGGCCGAAGCCTGGTCTGCCCTGTTTTCCGAACCCATGAGCGACCTGGTCAAGCGCTATACCTCCAGCGTGTTCTTTGACAAGCGCATGTGGCAGGCCGACATCCAGGGCAGCCTGGCCCACGCCGAAATGCTGTCGGCCCAGAAGATCATTGGCGCCGACGACTTTGCCTCCATTCAGAAGGGCATGGCGCAGATCACTTCCGAAATCGAAGCCGGCACTTTCGAGTGGAAGCTGGATCTGGAAGACGTGCACCTGAACATCGAGGCGCGCCTGACCGCCTTGGTGGGCGATGCCGGCAAGCGCCTGCACACCGGCCGCAGCCGCAACGACCAGGTCGCTACCGATGTGCGCCTGTGGCTGCGCGGCGAGATCGATCTGATCGAAGGCCTGCTCAAGGAGTTGCAGCTGTCGCTGGTGGAAGTGGCTGCCCAGAACGTGGACGTGATCCTGCCGGGCTTCACCCACCTGCAAGTAGCCCAGCCCGTGAGCTTTGGCCACCACATGCTGGCCTATGTGGAAATGTTCAAGCGCGATGCCGAACGCATGCTGGACGTGCGCAAGCGCGTGAACGTGCTGCCGCTGGGCTCGGCCGCTCTGGCCGGCACCACCTATCCCCTGGACCGCGAGCGCGTGGCCAAGAGCCTGGGCATGGTGAATGACCAAGGCGAGGCCTGCGTGAGCCAGAACTCGCTGGACGGCGTGAGCGACCGCGACTTTGCGATTGAATTCACCGCTGCTGCTTCGCTGTGCATGGTGCACGTGAGCCGTCTGTCCGAAGAGCTGATCATCTGGATGAGCCAGAACTTCGGCTTCATCAAGATTGCCGACCGCTTCACCACCGGCTCGTCCATCATGCCCCAGAAGAAGAACCCCGATGTGCCCGAACTGGCACGCGGCAAGACCGGCCGTGTGGTCGGTCATCTGATGGGTCTAATCACCTTGATGAAGGGCCAGCCCCTGGCCTATAACAAGGACAACCAGGAAGACAAGGAGCCGCTGTTCGACACCGTGGACACCTTGAAGGACACGCTGCGCATTTTTGCCGAGATGATTGGCGGCCAGTTCAACCCCGCCAGCGGCGTCAAGGAAGGCGGCATTACCGTCAACGCCGAGAACATGCGCGCTGCAGCCTTGAAGGGCTATGCCACGGCCACCGATCTGGCCGACTACCTGGTCAAGAAGGGCTTGCCCTTCCGCGATGCCCACGAAACCGTGGCCCATGCCGTCAAGCTGGCGCAGCAAAAAGGCGTGGATCTGACCGAGCTGCCCCTGGCCGAACTGCAGGCTTTCAATCCCAATATCGAAGCTGATGTGTTTGAAGCCCTGAGCCTGGAAGGTTCACTCAATGCCCGTAACACCCTGGGCGGCACGGCGCCAGCACAGGTGAGATTGCAGCTGGCCAAGCATCAGGCCCGTCTGGCCTGATCGGTTTGAGCAGATGACGGCGTAGTTTTCACGCCGGGAAAGCGCCCTTTGCCGGGCGCTTTTGTTTTGGATAATCGCAAAAATCACAGGGAGAACTCAATGGCTCAATCTCGTCGTCAGTGGCTGCGTGCCGGTATGGGGGTGGCGGCAGCGTCCACTCTGGCTCCGTTGAGCTGGGCGCAGTCCCACACCGGGCAGCCGATACGCATCCTGGTGGGTTTTCCGCCCGGCGGCGGCTCGGATGCGATTGCGCGCCTGCTGGCGGAAAAGCTCAAGGACGAACTGGGCAGCACGGTGCTGGTGGACAACCGCCCCGGCGCTGGCGGCCAGATTGCGGCCCAGCTGCTCAAGGCTGCGCCCGCTGATGGCCATACCCTGTTTCTCAGCCACGACCACACGATTTCCATCCTGCCCCAGGTGGTGAAAAAGCCAGGCTTCGAGCCGCAGCAGGACTTTGTGCCCGTGGCCGGCATTGCCACGTTTGTGAATGCGCTGGCCGTCTCCAGCAACACGCCGGCCAGGAATCTGGCCGAGTACGCGGCCTGGGTACGCGGCGAAGCCAGGCGCGGCACCGTGGGCATTCCAGCACCGGCTTCCACGCCGGAGTTTCTGACCAAACTGTTGGCTGAACACTACAAACTGGATCTGGTCGCGGCACCGTACCGGGGCAGTGCTCCCATGCTGGCCGATATGCTGGGCAACCAGATTCCGGCCGGAATCGGCTCCGTGCCGGACTTCATGGAGAACCACAAGGCAGGCAAGTTGCGCGTGATCGGCGTGATGGGAGCCAAGCGTCAGACCACCATGCCCGAAGTGCCCACTTTGCTGGAACAGGGCATCAAAGGGTTTGAAGACACGCCTTACTACGGCATCTACGCCCCCAAGGGCGTGCCCCAGGCTTTTGTGAATCGCTTCTCGGCGGCCGTGGCCAAGGTGCTGCAGCAGCGCGATGTCTATGCCCAGTTGACCGCTCTGGGGCTTACAGTTGGATACATGAATCCCGAGCAGTTGGCCGTACGTGAAAGTGCCTATACCCGAGTCTGGGCCGGTATCATTCGCCGCAGCGGTTTCCAGCCGCAATAGCCCTTGCGCGCAGCATTCGCCTGAAAGCCTTGCGCCGCTTGCGGTGCAGGGCTTTGTTGTTTTGCACTGCAGGCCAGGCCAATGCGGTGCCGGGCCAGACATCAGATTCAAACAGTGGGACAGGGCGCAAGCCCTGCCTGGAGGGAGTAGCTGCAATGACCGTGCCGTACACGATAAGGACCGGGGCGCAAGCGAGCACAAAGGCTTGGCGCAGGCTTTTGGGAACAGCTTTGCTGTGGGGGCTGGCCGCCACTGCAGCCCAGGCTGTGGGAGTACGCCAGTTCAGCCCGCAGGGCGATGTGAGCAAGGTGGGCCAGGTGGTGGTGCAGCTCGATGGCGCGGGTGTGCGCTTTGGCGACCCCAAGGCTGCGGCTCCCGTCACGCTGCAATGCACGGATGCCGAAGCCGCCAAAGGCACGGGCCGCTGGAACAGCGAAAAAGAATGGGTTTACGACTTCGTCCAGAACCTGCCCGCCGGCGTGCGCTGCACGGCCAAGCTCAATCCCCAGTTCAAAACCGTCTCTGGTACAGCATTGACCGGTGCTACCAGCTATCAATTTCAAACCGGTGGCCCGCAAGTCCAAAGCATTGCTCCCGACACCTGGAACGAGATTGACGAGCAGCAGTACTTTGCCTTGAAGCTGACCGGCGCCGCCACGGCTGACAGCCTGCAAAAGCACGTCTGGTGCACTTCGGAAGGTGTGGGCGAGCGCATTCCCGTGCAGCTCATCACGGGCAAGGACCGCGATGCCGTGCTCAAGCAGCAGGGCTGGGAAAAAGAAGCCGGCCAGCGCCCGCAAAACTATGCCGTGCTCAGCTGCAATCGCCGCCTGACTTCGGGCAGCAAGATGACCCTGGTCTATGGCAAGGGCGTGGCCATGGCCAACGGCCTGGTCAGCAAGGACGAGCAGCGCTATGAATACGCGGTACGGGCACCGTTTACCGCCGACTTCAGCTGCGAGCGCGAGAACGCCAATGCCGCCTGCCTGCCGATTCGTCCCATGCGCCTGTCGTTCAGCGCACCGGTGCCGCGCAAGCTGATCGAAGGCATTCGCCTCAAGAGCGGTGCTGCTGCCGTGGCTCCCGTCATCGAACAAGGTGGCGACAAGCTGGCCGATGATTCGCTGGTGGACAGCATCAGCTTCCCCGCCACCATGGCAGCCAATGCCAAGTACACGATCGAGCTGCCGCCGCAGTTCAAGGATGCGGCCGGGCGTACCTTGACCAACGGCAATATGTTCCCACTGGCGACGGCCACCGGCAATATGCCGCCGCTGGCCAAGTTTGCCGCATCGCCTTTCGGCATCGTGGAACGCTTTGCCGAAGGCCCCAACGGCCCGGCCCTGCTGCCGGTGACCTTGCGCAATGTGGAGCCCGATCTGACGGCCAAGTCACTCGATGCCAGCGTGATTCGCACCATGAAGGGCGGATCGGACGCCGACATCATTGCCTGGCTGCACAAGATCGAGGACTACGACAGCTACATGATCGCGCGCAAGCGTGCCGCCCGAGAGGTGCGTGTGCTGCCGCCGGTCATCAGCGACGAGAAGAACTATGTGCAGACGCGCATGCTCTCGTTGCTCGAGGGCAAAAGCGAGGTGAAGACGCTGGAGATGCCCAAGGCATCGCGTGGCGATCCGCGTCCCTTCGAGGTGGTGGGCATTCCCTTGAGTCCCGGCTTTCAGGTGGTGGAAATCGCTTCGCCGCTGCTGGGCAAATCGCTGCTTGATGAAGGCTATGGCGCGGGTCGCACCATGTATGTGCGCACCTCGGCCCTGGTGACCAATCTGGCCGTGCACTTCAAGCTCGGTCGCGAAAACTCCGTAGCCTGGGTGACCACGCTGGACAAGGGCAAGGTCGTGGCCGGTGCCACGGTGCAGGTGTCGGATTGCAATGGCCGCGCCCTGACCTCTGCCGTGAGCAACGAGCAGGGTATTGCGACCTTTGAAGGCCTCAACCCCAGCCCGCCCGCCTGCAGCAGTCAGGACGGCGGCTATCGCAGCGCTTCCTATTTTGTGAGCGCCAGAGCCAATACCAGCGCAGGCCAGGAGCTGGCTTTCACCTGGAGCAGCTGGCAAAAAGGCATTGAGCCCTGGCGCTTCAACGTGCCCACCAGCTCCAGCGCCAGGAGCGATGAAGTGGCGCATACGGTGTTTGACCGCATGCTGTTCCGCGCCGGCGAAACCGTCTCCATGAAGCACTATCTGCGTGTCTTGACCGGCCCTGGCAAGAACTCCAAGGGTTTCGAGAAGCCGCAGGACTATCCCAACCAGCTGACGATTACCCATCTGGGCAGCGGCCAGCGTTTTACCCAGGCCTTGAACTGGAACAACAGCGGCAGCGCGAGCAGCGAATTCGCCACTTCCAAGACGGCCAAGCTGGGCGAGTACCAGGTGGAGCTGGGCTATGCCAGCGGCAGCAGTGAGCGCCGTCGTTCCTTCAGCACGGGGATTTTCCGGGTCGAGGAATTCCGCCTGCCTGTCATGTCGGGCAGCATAGGCCCGCAGGCCAAGGGCGCGCTCTACAACGTCAGCAGCGTGCCTGCCCAGGTGCAGCTCAACTATGTGGCCGGGGGGGCGGCGGCCAATCTGCCGGTCAAGGTGTCGGCCGTGGTGCAGACCAAGGCCGTGAACTTCTCCGGCTGGGACGGCTTCAGCTTCAGCGCGCCGCGCAGCGCCAACCAGTCGGACAGCAGCGATGACGAGGAAGCCACGGCCAGCATGGAAAGCAAGGTGGTGGCCGACAAGCTGCCCGTGACGCTGGACCGCAACGGCCTGGGCAATGTCACCATAGACAAGCTGCCGGCGGCAAAGCAGGCGCGCGATCTGGTGATGGAAGCCACTTATGCCGACCCCAATGGCGAGGTGCAGACCATCAGCAGCACCAGCACCTTGTGGCCGGCTGCCGTGGTGGCAGGCATCCGCTCCGAAGGCTGGATTTCGGTAGACCGCAAGCTCAGCTTCCAGGCCTTGTCGCTGGACACCAGCGGCAAGATTGCGCCCGGCGTTGCCGTCAAGGTGGAAGCCGTGGCCCGCATCACCACCTCCAGCCGCAAGCGTCTGGTGGGGGGCTTTTACAGCTATGACAACCAGACCACGCTCAAATCGCTGGGCACGGTCTGCTCGGGCAACACCGACAGCCATGGCGTGCTGCAGTGCGAAGCCCTGCTGTCCCAGCCCGGCGAAGTCGAACTCATCGTCACCGCCTCCGACAAGGAAGGCCGCAGCACGCAGGCTGCAACCAGCGTCTGGGTGACCGGCAAGGGCGAGATCTGGTTTGGCGGCGAAGATCATGACCGCATGGATGTGCTGTCCGAGCGCAAGAGCTACGAGCCCGGCGAGACGGCGCGCTTTCAGGTGCGCATGCCTTTCCGCAGCGCGACCGCTCTGGTCGCCGTGGAGCGTGAAGGCGTGATCAGCACCCAGGTGGTGGAGCTCAACGGCCAGAACCCCATGGTGGAAGTCAAGGTGCAGGACAACTGGGGGCCCAACGTCTATGTGAGCGTGCTGGCCTTGCGCGGGCGTCTGCGCGAAGTGCCCTGGTACAGCTTCTTCACCTGGGGCTTTATGTCGCCGCGTGAATGGTGGAATGCCTTCTGGCACGAGGGAAAGGAATATGTGGCGCCCACGGCCATGGTGGATTTGTCCAAACCGGCCTTCCGCTTCGGCATGTCCGAAATTCGCGTGGGCACCAAGG
Protein-coding sequences here:
- a CDS encoding MG2 domain-containing protein → MTVPYTIRTGAQASTKAWRRLLGTALLWGLAATAAQAVGVRQFSPQGDVSKVGQVVVQLDGAGVRFGDPKAAAPVTLQCTDAEAAKGTGRWNSEKEWVYDFVQNLPAGVRCTAKLNPQFKTVSGTALTGATSYQFQTGGPQVQSIAPDTWNEIDEQQYFALKLTGAATADSLQKHVWCTSEGVGERIPVQLITGKDRDAVLKQQGWEKEAGQRPQNYAVLSCNRRLTSGSKMTLVYGKGVAMANGLVSKDEQRYEYAVRAPFTADFSCERENANAACLPIRPMRLSFSAPVPRKLIEGIRLKSGAAAVAPVIEQGGDKLADDSLVDSISFPATMAANAKYTIELPPQFKDAAGRTLTNGNMFPLATATGNMPPLAKFAASPFGIVERFAEGPNGPALLPVTLRNVEPDLTAKSLDASVIRTMKGGSDADIIAWLHKIEDYDSYMIARKRAAREVRVLPPVISDEKNYVQTRMLSLLEGKSEVKTLEMPKASRGDPRPFEVVGIPLSPGFQVVEIASPLLGKSLLDEGYGAGRTMYVRTSALVTNLAVHFKLGRENSVAWVTTLDKGKVVAGATVQVSDCNGRALTSAVSNEQGIATFEGLNPSPPACSSQDGGYRSASYFVSARANTSAGQELAFTWSSWQKGIEPWRFNVPTSSSARSDEVAHTVFDRMLFRAGETVSMKHYLRVLTGPGKNSKGFEKPQDYPNQLTITHLGSGQRFTQALNWNNSGSASSEFATSKTAKLGEYQVELGYASGSSERRRSFSTGIFRVEEFRLPVMSGSIGPQAKGALYNVSSVPAQVQLNYVAGGAAANLPVKVSAVVQTKAVNFSGWDGFSFSAPRSANQSDSSDDEEATASMESKVVADKLPVTLDRNGLGNVTIDKLPAAKQARDLVMEATYADPNGEVQTISSTSTLWPAAVVAGIRSEGWISVDRKLSFQALSLDTSGKIAPGVAVKVEAVARITTSSRKRLVGGFYSYDNQTTLKSLGTVCSGNTDSHGVLQCEALLSQPGEVELIVTASDKEGRSTQAATSVWVTGKGEIWFGGEDHDRMDVLSERKSYEPGETARFQVRMPFRSATALVAVEREGVISTQVVELNGQNPMVEVKVQDNWGPNVYVSVLALRGRLREVPWYSFFTWGFMSPREWWNAFWHEGKEYVAPTAMVDLSKPAFRFGMSEIRVGTKGHSLDVKLAADKSSYKVRGTAKVSIQATLPDGKPAAGARVAVAAVDQALLELMPNSSWNLLDAMLTRREWGVQTATAQMEVIGRRHYGKKAVPAGGGGGRSPTRELLDTLLLWKPDVVLDANGRAQIEVPLNDALTTFQVVAVADSGVSLFGTGQTAIRTTQDLQIISGLPPLVREDDLFRAQVTLRNTSAKAMKVEVAPRATLLELKAQTVEIPAGEAREVAWEVKAPAQLSGTRAEALIWEISARDTAGGSDAAQDALKVSQRIVPAVPLSVQQATLVQVDGSYSVPVAPPADALPGRGGLQMSLVPKLTEGLPGVRDWWARYPYSCLEQTTSKAVGMNNAELWSRTMAQLPNYLDGDGLANYFPPREGAGNTGSDTLTAHLLNMSAYAQGVDKRFVVPAAERAQMEDALIAFVEGRIKRDFWSPRKDLEVRKLAAISALALSGKATARMLDSINITPNQWPTHTVIDWVTVLQRMKDLPQRDEKLAQAMQILRGRLTFNGTRVAFSNEQDDSWWWLMQGPDVNLARLILATLNDAAWTDDMPRLVSGFIGRQQAGAWSTTTANLWGALALRRFSQKFESAPVAGTTVAALGGNEAKVDWAQVKRATSEDLQGQAHANSAFGEPVRAGGLMNNTMFMPWAKAGKGQLTVTQQGTGKPWLTVQSVAAVQLKAPFASGYSIKRTVTPVEQADKSLFGSGQFTRGDVLRVSLEVQAKTDMTWVAITDPIPTGATILGGGLGRDSAIASAGEKQEGAGWLAYEERSFEAYRAYYQYLPAGTTKVEYTVRLNNAGDFALPPTRVEALYAPEMFGESPNAKVKVSMPK